A region of Thermothielavioides terrestris NRRL 8126 chromosome 6, complete sequence DNA encodes the following proteins:
- a CDS encoding glycosyltransferase family 1 protein (CAZy_ID 270205): VPDTSRLPAVYFLYVLGSGGHTTEMLEIIKRHFKPQSNQHRRYLVGIGDQDSLDRVIKLEATIRRAYDRESAGTIDAFHVPRARRVHQPLWTAPLTCLLTAVHAVNALTREPDARPRTRHGAQFKYPHVVVTNGPATGFIVCAVAHLLKLFCLVPPGRLKMVYVESWARTRSLSLTGRLFRWSGIADVFCVQHERLARAVPGALYVGPIAAPLPPPG, translated from the coding sequence GTTCCCGACACCAGCCGCCTCCCCGCCGTCTACTTCCTGTACGTGCTCGGCTCGGGCGGTCACACGACCGAGATGCTCGAGATCATCAAGCGCCACTTCAAGCCGCAGAGcaaccagcaccgccgctacctcgtcggcatcggcgacCAGGACTCGCTCGACCGCGTCATCAAGCTCGAGGCCACCATCCGCCGCGCCTACGACCGGGAATCCGCCGGCACGATCGACGCGTTCCACGTGCCGCGCGCGCGTCGCGTGCACCAGCCGCTGTGGACGGCGCCGCTGACCTGCCTGCTGACGGCGGTGCACGCGGTCAACGCGCTGACGCGCGAGCCGGacgcgcggccgcgcaccCGCCACGGCGCGCAGTTCAAGTACCCGCACGTGGTGGTGACCAACGGCCCCGCGACGGGCTTCATCGTGTGCGCGGTCGCCCACCTGCTCAAGCTGTTCTGCCTGGTGCCGCCGGGCCGCCTTAAGATGGTGTACGTCGAGTCGTGGGCCCGCACCCGCTCGCTCAGCCTGACCGGCCGCCTGTTCCGCTGGTCCGGCATCGCCGACGTCTTCTGCGTCCAGCacgagcgcctcgcccgcgccgtcccCGGCGCCCTCTACGTCGGCCCCATCGCcgccccgctgccgccccccGGCTAG
- a CDS encoding mitochondrial 37S ribosomal protein RSM25, with the protein MVRGRQFRAARVYDTAKALLTPLVHKDGVTERTAPPWLQAVTHIPPAEVLTRPYPLQHTEPRDRLAGGRVPRNLFRPTRIVHPEDELRRDFYRDHPWELARPKLVLELDGQDARYRDWSKGLRQPGMALSGESVVQRQLWLMENKGMSKQRAYDVVRKEFYKLRQQEEIERRIAAEEARMYGAYFGKTHLQIGMELEDAMYERWKKWATDEIAKLEAERTSAYTNVVDTESGRDEDELDI; encoded by the exons ATGGTCCGCGGCCGCCAATTCCGCGCGGCGCGGGTCTACGACACGGCCAAGGCGCTGCTGACCCCGCTCGTGCACAAAGACGGGGTCACGGAgcggacggcgccgccgtggctgCAGGCGGTGACGCACATCCCGCCGGCGGAGGTGCTCACGCGCCCGTACCCGCTGCAGCACACGGAGCCGCGGGACCGgctggccggcgggcgcGTGCCGCGCAACCTGTTCCGCCCGACGCGCATCGTGCACCCGGAGGACGAGCTGCGCCGGGACTTCTACCGCGACCACCCGTGGGAGCTGGCCCGCCCCAAGCTggtgctcgagctcgacggccAGGACGCCCGCTACCGCGACTGGAGCAAGGGCCTGCGCCAGCCGGGCATGGCGCTGAGCGGTGAGAG CGTCGTCCAGCGCCAGCTCTGGCTGATGGAGAACAAGGGCATGTCGAAACAACGGGCGTATGACGTGGTGCGCAAGGAGTTCTACAAGCtgcggcagcaggaggagatcGAGCGCAGGAtagcggccgaggaggcgcgcATGTACGGCGCCTACTTCGGCAAGACGCATCTGCAGATCGGCATGGAGCTCGAGGACGCCATGTACGAGCGGTGGAAGAAGTGGGCGACCGACGAGATCGccaagctcgaggccgagcggaCTTCAGCGTACACCAACGTCGTTGATACCGAGAGCGGAAGGGATGAGGACGAGCTGGATATATGA